From the Salvelinus alpinus chromosome 32, SLU_Salpinus.1, whole genome shotgun sequence genome, one window contains:
- the LOC139562570 gene encoding semaphorin-4G-like codes for MAVCVCSALSSLLLLLFLSCGVAGGYPFRAPIDLDVTPRITVTTSGLLGCRRFQSSVVNYSTLLLEEDRALLYVGARGAVFALNATDISDSTARTIEWEASKEQKQQCLNKGKDDKTECYNHIRFLQRFNSTHLYMCGTHAFRPLCAYIDEERFKVSSEFEEGREKCPYGPATGYTGFIVDQQMYTASQYEFRCSPDIRRNDPYPMVRTEEAPTRWFHEADFVGSALVRESEGSTTGDDGKIYYFFTEKSQEQTPYYSHIRVPRVGRVCKGDRGGLLTLQKRWTSFLKATLVCSLPEYNLHFNVLRSIYTLPGHTPHDTLFYGVFGPEWKNVKISAVCRFSLSEVQRVFDGPYMENQDSGAKWSEYTGKVPDPRPGSCITDQLRSRGINFSTSLPDDVLNFVRRHPLMSQQVMSTEQRPLLFRRTTDYTQLVAHRVEGLDRQNYHLLFMGTDDGWLHRAVEVKGHLHIIEELQLFDQPQRVDSLVISHTQMSVYVGSPSGVVQLPLSTCNRYNSCYDCIFSRDPYCGWDGQDCLDITAQIDRSNLTQDVLYGNRGCDNEPIQHRSRSVMVGDDVLLQCEISSNLATPVWTLDGSELQGYGLDSGFRVGTDGLLVIESQPEQSGEYTCHALENGVRVAVVKFSVTVRLDMPHPHPPPVDPSQDHPYYPPPPPLTPLFHPSPPSSESPLPPSASAPLPPTSELSPSAPAPLPPTSELLSPRSMEAMYLSLITILGGLCLVLTVVLLYLGFCLRGSHRGKYNLRAAAAAAASANHTDRKRKHRKQQQKHHSSATHLDLKTISSHCNGNGICNGNGVSKQPGNGDTHKGSFLQIVPREGQSSPNKDPPPPAPPLPPLPPQTPHTPLNQSECDLQDFPSPNGLSATLPSVLRRMHGNSYMLLRQSEAESSSPLCRSFTEELNTILEKRKHTQLLPKPNESSL; via the exons GTCTGTTGGGCTGCAGGCGTTTCCAGTCCTCAGTAGTGAACTACAGTACTCTGCTACTAGAGGAGGACAGGGCTCTTCTCTACGTGGGGGCCCGAGGGGCCGTGTTCGCTCTCAACGCCACAGACATCTCAGACAGCACAGCTCGcact ATTGAATGGGAAGCCTCGAAGGAGCAGAAGCAGCAGTGTCTGAACAAAGGGAAAGACGATAAg acagagtgttataaccacatcaggtttctccagagatttAATTCCACTCATCTCTACATGTGTGGGACTCACGCCTTCAGACCTCTTTGTGCGTACATA GATGAGGAGAGGTTTAAAGTGTCGTCTGAGTTTGAGGAGGGTAGAGAGAAGTGTCCGTATGGACCTGCAACAGGCTACACTGGCTTCATCGTGG ACCAGCAGATGTACACAGCGTCTCAGTATGAGTTCCGGTGCTCTCCGGACATCCGACGTAACGACCCCTATCCCATGGTGAGGACAGAGGAGGCACCCACACGCTGGTTTCATG AGGCTGACTTTGTGGGCAGTGCCCTGGTGAGGGAGAGTGAGGGCAGTACTACCGGAGATGACGGTAAAATCTACTACTTCTTTACCGAGAAGAGCCAGGAGCAGACACCATACTACAGCCACATTAGAGTGCCACGGGTTGGACGAGTCTGTAAg GGAGATAGAGGAGGTCTGTTGACCCTCCAGAAGAGGTGGACATCATTCCTAAAGGCCACACTGGTGTGTTCGCTGCCAGAATACAACTTACACTTCAACGTGTTGAGGAGTATTTACACGCTGCCGGGACACACACCTCACGACACACTCTTCTACGGCGTCTTCGGTCCCGAGTG gAAGAACGTGAAGATATCAGCAGTGTGCCGGTTCTCTCTGTCTGAGGTCCAACGGGTCTTTGACGGGCCCTACATGGAGAATCAGGACTCTGGAGCCAAGTGGAGCGAGTACACTGGAAAGGTCCCTGACCCACGACCTGGATCA TGTATTACAGACCAGTTGAGATCCAGAGGTATAAACTTCTCCACCTCCCTGCCAGACGACGTGTTGAACTTTGTGAGGAGACACCCTCTGATGTCCCAGCAGGTCATGTCTACAGAGCAGCGCCCCCTGTTGTTCAGGAGGACAACAGACTACACCCAGCTGGTGGCTCACAGGGTGGAGGGGCTGGACAGGCAGAACTACCATTTACTGTTCATGGGCACAG ACGATGGCTGGCTGCACAGAGCTGtagaggtcaagggtcatctACACATTATAGAGGAGCTACAGCTGTTTGACCAACCACAGCGTGTGGATAGCCTGGTTATttcacatacacag aTGAGTGTGTATGTAGGTTCTCCCTCTGGTGTGGTCCAGCTACCTCTCTCCACCTGCAATAGGTACAATTCCTGTTACGACTGTATCTTCTCCCGGGACCCTTACTGTGGCTGGGATGGACAGGACTGTTTGGATATCACAGCACAGATTGACAG gtcTAACCTGACCCAGGACGTCCTGTATGGGAACAGAGGATGTGACAACG AGCCGATCCAGCACCGGAGCCGGTCTGTAATGGTGGGAGATGACGTGCTGCTCCAGTGTGAAATTAGCTCCAATCTGGCAACCCCAGTGTGGACTCTAGACGGGTCAGAGCTGCAGGGCTACGGCCTGGACTCTGGCTTCAGGGTGGGCACCGATGGCCTCCTGGTCATCGAGTCCCAACCAGAGCAGAGCGGCGAGTACACCTGCCACGCCCTCGAGAACGGCGTCCGGGTTGCTGTGGTTAAGTTCTCTGTGACGGTACGTCTAGACATGCCACACCCCCATCCCCCACCCGTCGACCCATCCCAAGACCATCCCTACTAcccacctcctccacccctcaccccactcttccaccccTCGCCCCCCTCCTCTGAGAGTCCCCTGCCACCCTCTgcctcagcccctctcccccccaCCTCAGAGCTGTCACCCTCTGCCCCGGCCCCTCTCCCCCCCACCTCGGAGCTGCTCTCCCCCAGGAGCATGGAGGCTATGTACCTGTCTCTGATCACCATCCTAGGAGGTCTGTGTCTGGTTCTCACCGTGGTCCTCCTCTACCTGGGCTTCTGTCTGCGGGGCAGCCACAGGGGGAAGTACAATCTCCGCGCTGCCGCCGCCGCAGCCGCCTCTGCCAATCACACGGACAGGAAGAGGAAACACAGGAAGCAGCAGCAGAAACACCACAGTAGCGCCACCCACCTGGATCTCAAGACCATCTCCAGCCACTGTAATGGGAACGGGATCTGTAACGGTAACGGCGTCTCCAAACAACCGGGGAACGGTGACACGCACAAAGGGAGCTTCCTCCAGATCGTCCCGAGAGAGGGCCAGTCGTCCCCCAACAAGGACccccctccccctgcccctcctctcccccccctgCCCCCTCAGACCCCCCACACCCCCCTCAACCAATCAGAGTGTGACTTGCAAGACTTCCCCAGCCCCAACGGCCTATCGGCGACGTTACCCAGCGTCTTGCGGAGGATGCATGGTAACAGCTACATGTTGTTAAGACAGAGTGAGGCGGAGAGCAGCTCCCCTCTCTGCCGCTCCTTCACTGAGGAACTCAACACGATCCTGGAGAAGAGGAAGCACACGCAGCTGCTGCCAAAACCGAATGAGAGCTCTCTGTAG